The window GGGTGACGACCGCCATCGGATAATCCGCGATCTCGGCTCCGCCGACTGTGACGGGGTAATTCTTGGGTCTCGAACAGCCCGATATAAGTATCAGAATAACAAGAAGCCCGGCGAACAGTTTTTTCATGGTTTATCTCCCGAAATTCATGGTTTTATTTATTATCTGTCTGTTTGATGGGGTTATTCCGCTCAGAAAAGCTCTTCCTCGACTTTGGCGCAGAGGAAATGATAAATCGGCAGATGGAGTTCCTGAACTTTATAAGTTTCTTTTTCCGGAACCCGGATGCAGAGATCGCTGTGTTCTTTCAACTTACCGCCGCCTTCGCCGGTCAGCCCGATCACGGTCATACCGAGTGCATGCGCCGTCACAGCGGCATAAGCGGTATTTTTGGCATTTCCCGAGGTGGAGATGGCAATTAAAATATCTCCCGCCCGCCCGTAGGCGATCAGTTCCTGTGCATAGATCATATCAGGATCGATGTCGTTTGCAACAGCGGTGGAAAGCGAAAGATTTTCGCACAGATCGTGTGCCGGAAGTCCGCCCTGCAATTTTTCACCGAGTTTTTCACCCAGTTCCGAATCGGCTGCCGCCAGCCGGCATTTCATCGTATCGTCCAGCGGTCGCTTGGACAAAAAGCCCTTGACCAGTTCGCCGACGATGTGGGTGCTGTCGGCTGCGCTGCCGCCGTTGCCGCAGACATAGACGCGTCCGCTGCCCACAAAGCAGGTTTTCAATTCTCTTGCGGCTGCATCAATATCCTCTGCGCAATATAAAAGCTGCGGGTGCCGTTTGATCAAATCCTGAATATCCATATTAAAAATCCTTTCCGGTGTTGTTTTTATCTTAGTACCGATTCACCCGTCGGATCAATTCCGACGATCAGCGGCAGATTTTCTACTTCGAGTTTTCGGATGGCTTCGCATCCGAGATCCGCAAAGGCCACCACTTCGCTGCTCTTGACACAGTCGGCGATTAAAGCGCCGCACCCGCCCAATGCGCAGAGATAATAGGCCTTGTTCTTTTGAATTGCGGAGATTACGCCGGAACTTCTGCGCCCTTTTCCGATGGTCGCGGTGAGACCCAAACCATATAACCGCGGCGTATAAGGATCCATACGTGAGGAGGTTGTGGGACCGCAGGAGCCGATTACCATACCTTCCGGCGCGGGGGTCGGGCCGCAATAATAAATAATTGCGCCATTCAATTCAAACGGCAGCGGCTCTTCTTCCTCTATCAGCTGCGCAAGGCGTTTATGAGCGGCATCGCGCGCGGTGTAGATTGTACCGGTCAGCAAAATATCGTCTCCGGCGTGCAGATCAACCGTCTTTTCGGCGAGCTGTTTTGTCGTCACCTCAGTCACATGAGCCCCTCCTTTGCGTTGTACGAAAACATTATGAATATAAGTTCTCCGTACGCTTTGAATTATACAACACCGGCCTGTTAAAATCAACCGCAGTCAGTCTTATCTCAACGAAAGTCAAAGATCGAACGGTGTTTGGTATTCGGATTCAATCGAGTCTTTTTGCCCGAAAACAGCCGCTTTACCAAAGGACGGTCATCTTCGGCTTCGGTGATTTTGGCCACCGCCACGGTCACATTGTCACCGCCGCCTGCGGCAAGCGCCGCTGTTACCAAATTATCTGCGATTTTAGAAGCGGTGCCGCCGTGTCCGATGATCTCGGCGATGGAAACATCCGAGACCATATCGGTGAGCCCGTCGCTGCAGATCAAATAGATATCGCCCAATTCCGGTGTTTTTGCGGATATTGCGGGCGTCAGGATCATCTCCTCCTCAAACATTCCGAAGTATTGCGTCAGGCGGTGTCTGCTGCTGTCGGTTTCGGCCTGTTCGGGTGTCATCAGCCCCATGTTGATTTTCATCTGCGCCTCAGTGTGGTCGACGCTCACTTGAAATAAACTGCCGTTTTGATAGTGGTAAATTCGGCTGTCGCCGACGTTGACGGAAATCACCGAATCGGTTTTGAAAATCACGACCGCACCGGTTGTGCCGATGCGCTTACCGGTCGCTGTAATCTCTCCGCAGATGCGTGTGTTTGCGGTTTTGGCGAATTCTGCGATTGCTTTTTCGCTGTCGTCTCCGCACAGGGCATCCCGAAACTCCGCAATCGCCTGTGCCGTGATTGCAGATGCGAATTCGCCGTAATCCTGCCCGCCCATGCCGTCGCAAATGCCCAAGACACACGGAAAATCGAAGGCGTCGGCAAACCGTACGCCTTCGTCAAGCTGTATCGCGCTGAACAGTTCCCCGTCGATACAGAGGTTATCCTCGTTGTTGCCGCGCACCTTTCCGGTTTCGGAACGCGCGGCCGCTTCCAAAATTACTTTTTTCCCCACATTGTTCTCCGTTTTGACAATCATTTATTGCGAAACGGCGGGCAGAGCCCGCCGCTTTTTGTCATTTTTTATGTTTGAAGATGTTCATGATGTCGAAGTAATCATCATCGCTTGTGACAGGTGCTTTATCGTTTTTAGCCGTCTGGGGCGTTTGCGGTTTAAACTGCGGCGGCGTCGTTTTGGGCAGCGGCTTTTGTTCGAAGCTGGGTACCGTTTTGGCCGATTCGGTATGCGGCCTCGGGGTGCTCGAGGAGAACAATCCGTTGACCTGTTCGGAGAAGATGTCTTTACCGACCGAATTCACGCCGCTCTGGGCAAACCCCGTGGCAATGACGATAATTTTGATCTCATCCGACATCATCTCGTCGAACGCGGCACCCCAGATGATGTTTGCTTCGGGATGCGCCGATTGGGCGATCATAGTCGATGCCGTTTCGATGTCTTCAAGTCCGATATCCGGCGAAGAGGTGATGTTGATGATAACCGAACGCGCACCCGAAATGGAGGTTTCGAGCAGCGGGCTGGTGATGGCTGCGTTAGCCGCTTCGATGGCTTTGTCTTTGCCGGTGGCTTTTCCGATACCCATATGGGCATATCCGGCGTCCTTCATGACGGCCGAGACATCGGCGAAGTCGAGGTTGACAAGCCCCGGAACGTTAATGAGATCGGAGATGCTCTGAACACCCTGACGGAGCACGTCATCGGCGATTTCAAACGCATTCAGCAGTGTGATTTTTTCTTCGGAGACCAGTTTGAGCCGGTCGTTGGGTACGATAATTAACGCATCGACCGTTTCCTGAAGCATCGCCACGCCTGCTTCCGCGTTTTTCGTTCGCTTGAGGCCTTCCCATGTAAACGGGGTGGTGACGATACCGATGGTAAGGGCGCCGAGTTCTCTGGCGATCGAAGCCACCATCGGCGCCGCACCCGTTCCGGTGCCACCGCCCATTCCGGCGGTGACAAAGACCATGTCGGCCCGCTGCAGCGTCGCAGCGATGTCGTCGCGGCTCTCTTCTGCGGCACGCTGTCCCCGCTCGGGAATCGAACCCGCACCCAGTCCTTTGGTGACTTTATCTCCGATTTGGAGTTTTTGCGTCGCCTGAACAAAATCGAGTGCCTGCTTGTCCGTGTTGACCGCGATAAATTCTGCGCTGGTCATTCCGGATTTGCACATACGGCTGATGGCGTTTCCGCCGCCTCCGCCGACACCCACAACTTTTATATTCACGCCTCTGGTGGTTTCATTATCAAACTCAAACGGCATATGATTTTTCCTCCCCATCATTTTTCCGGCGAATATCTGTCTTGCTATAGATTATAACAGATATTACCGCCGTTTTCAATACTTTCCGGCTCGTTTCACAGTCGGAATTTACATTCTTATTCCGCTGATTCGGGTTCTGAGCCCGTCCATGGACCCGGATCAAAATACAATTGTTTACCGGCACTCACGTCTGCAACCCCGGTTTCGTTTTCACCGAGTTCGTTCTCGATGAAATATTTAGCGAACTTCACTTTTTGCGTAAGATCTTCGTCGGAACCCAGTTGAATCTTTATCCGATCCGCCCAAACAGCATAATTGACAGTGGCGCTCGTGGTTCCGACTGCGGTAATCCCGCCAAAGCCTCCGTCTTCAAAGGCCGCGTTGATGGCGCTTAATCGGGCCAAAACATCAATCTCGGCAGTTGCTATATACCCATTTTCAATCGTCAAATCGGTGAGTCCCTCATATCGGATGCCCGCACCGGAATAACCGTATTCCAACACCCTGCCTTTACCGCTGATCAGCAATAAATTGCTTGCGCCCAATGTGACGACTGCCGTATGTTGCGGCTCGCTGACGGTGATGATCACCTCATTGGGTAATTGTTTTTTAATAGTAACCGTTTCGGCATAACACAGGTTGTCCGTGATGCCCTCGATGATTTGGTCCTTTTTCAGACGCAACAGATTTTCACCCGTCTCTATGCCAGAAGCCGCAATAATTTGGTCGGCGGTATAACGTGTGTTGCCCTCAACCGTGACCATCTCTATTTTAAAAAATACCGTGCAGCATAAAATGGTCCCGACGATCAGTGCAATCAAAAAGATCGGAACCGCATAGAGGCCGCGCTTGCCTTTCCTGCGCCTTTTCGGCGGCTGTGAACCAGTCGGGACTACACGCCTCTTTTTCCTTTTTTTTATATTTCTCACTTCGGCCATTTTCAACTTCCCCTCTGAACTAATCCTCGATATACTCTTTCCATATGCGGCCGCCGATTGCCGCAAAATCCCGTTGGATATCCTCATAGCCGCGGGCGATATACTCTGTGTTATGGATGATGCTCTTGCCCTCGGCGCCCAATGCTGCCGCGACCAGCGCCGCACCGGCTCTCAGATCGCTTGCCGCAACCTCCGCGCCCTGCAAAACCCGCTTGCCCTCGATGATCGCCGTTCGGTCATAGACCCGCATGTTTGCGCCCATCCGATTGAGTTCGTCGGCATATTTAAAGCGGTTTTCAAAAATCGTCTCGATGATCGTCGACGTACCGGTTGCATAGGCCAAAACCGCACCAAGTAAGGGCTGCGCGTCGGTGGGAAAGCCCGGAAACGGCATCGTACGCAGAGTCGGGATTGGTTTCGGCGGCTTTTTAAACCGAAAATAAATGCCGTCCTTTCCGGAAAAAATCCGTCCGCCGCAGGTTTCAAAAGCCGAGAGCACCGAGTCCATATCCGAGGCGACCGCGCCCCTGATGTAGATCTCGCCGCCGCAGATGGCCGTCGCGGCCATAAAAGTCGCCGCTGCAATCCGGTCGGGCATATTCTCGAATTCACAGCCGCTGAGCTTCTTGACGCCGTCAATCGAGATGACACTGCCCCGCAGGTTGATTTTTGCGCCGCAGGTGTTCAGGAATTCAGCCAGTTTTTCGACCTCCGGCTCCTGTGCCGCGTTGATGATCGTCGTATGTCCGACCGCCGTTGAAGCCGCAATCATGATGTTTTGGGTCGCGCCGACGCTCGGAAACGAAAAAGAGATTTTTGCGCCCTTCAAGGGTTTTTCGGCGACGCAGACAATTCTTCCGCCGCTGTCGCTGACGTTTGCACCGAGTTCACGCAGGCCGTGCAGATGGATGTCCAACGGTCTGCAGCCCAATACACAGCCGCCCGGATAGGTGATTTCGGCGCGTCCGGTCTTTGCCAGCATCGCGCCCAGAAAGATTGAGGATGAGCGCATACGCCGCATCAGCGCGTCATCGATGGTATAACCCGGATCGGATGCCGGTTTGATGCTCATGACGCTGTTTTCCAGCGTCGCATCACAGCCCAGTGAGGTCAATATCTCAATGCAGCTGTCGATATCGCTCAGATGCGGGCAATTGGTGAGTTTTACCGGCCCGTCGCATAAGTAAGCCGCAGATATAAGCGGCAATACGCCGTTTTTTGAACCTTGAACCTTAATTTCGCCGATGAGCCGTTTACCGCCGATGACTGCCAAATCCGCCATATAGAGTTCCTTTCGAATATTGTGGGTACAACCCATAATATGCGAAAGGCCGAAGGCTGTTACTGTTTAAAAAGACGCCGAAGTTGTTCGTAGATACGGTCGCAGACGTCGTAGATGGCTAAGGTTTGTTCCCCTTTGCGCATGTTCTCCATGGTCTCCCGATTGGAAATGATGCGTTTGACCGTATCATACAGCAGATTCGCCGTCAGCTCGTTCTCGGTGATCACCACCGCGCCGCCGTTTTGCTCGATCAGTTTGGCGTTGTGATATTGATGGTTTTCAGTGACGTTGGGAGACGGGATCAAAACCGCCGGAGTGGCTGTGACGGCCAACTCCGCAAGTGTCGAAGCCCCCGCCCTGCTGATCATAAGATCGCAGGCAGTCATCAGTGTCGGCATATCGTCAATGAACTCCGTCACCGTGATACGGTCCTCCGGATTGTTAAACCGGACATGCGCTTCGCTGAGTGATTTTGCAAACGGCTCATAATAGCCCCTGCCGGTTCCGTGGACGAATCTGCAGTTTGGCAAGGTCTTTGTCATCCCCAGAAAATCCGCCATAACCTTGTTAAACACTTTAGCGCCCAAAGATCCGCCCGCCGAGACAATTAAAAACTCCTCGGGTTTGATGCCGTATTTTCTGCGTGCGCTCGCCCGTTCGGTATAGATAAACTCATCCCGGATCGGATTGCCGACGACGACTTTATATTTTGCCTTCGGCAGCCGCTCTCCGGCTTTGGAATTCGGCAGCAACACCACATCAACCTTGCCCGAAAGCAGTTTTGTGGTCACACCCGGGAAAGTATTCTGTTCGTGAATCATCGTCTTGATCTTTCGTTTTGCCGCGCGATTGACAATCGGCCAGCTTACAAAACCGCCG is drawn from Oscillospiraceae bacterium and contains these coding sequences:
- a CDS encoding SIS domain-containing protein translates to MDIQDLIKRHPQLLYCAEDIDAAARELKTCFVGSGRVYVCGNGGSAADSTHIVGELVKGFLSKRPLDDTMKCRLAAADSELGEKLGEKLQGGLPAHDLCENLSLSTAVANDIDPDMIYAQELIAYGRAGDILIAISTSGNAKNTAYAAVTAHALGMTVIGLTGEGGGKLKEHSDLCIRVPEKETYKVQELHLPIYHFLCAKVEEELF
- a CDS encoding FumA C-terminus/TtdB family hydratase beta subunit, producing the protein MTEVTTKQLAEKTVDLHAGDDILLTGTIYTARDAAHKRLAQLIEEEEPLPFELNGAIIYYCGPTPAPEGMVIGSCGPTTSSRMDPYTPRLYGLGLTATIGKGRRSSGVISAIQKNKAYYLCALGGCGALIADCVKSSEVVAFADLGCEAIRKLEVENLPLIVGIDPTGESVLR
- a CDS encoding serine/threonine-protein phosphatase; translation: MGKKVILEAAARSETGKVRGNNEDNLCIDGELFSAIQLDEGVRFADAFDFPCVLGICDGMGGQDYGEFASAITAQAIAEFRDALCGDDSEKAIAEFAKTANTRICGEITATGKRIGTTGAVVIFKTDSVISVNVGDSRIYHYQNGSLFQVSVDHTEAQMKINMGLMTPEQAETDSSRHRLTQYFGMFEEEMILTPAISAKTPELGDIYLICSDGLTDMVSDVSIAEIIGHGGTASKIADNLVTAALAAGGGDNVTVAVAKITEAEDDRPLVKRLFSGKKTRLNPNTKHRSIFDFR
- the ftsZ gene encoding cell division protein FtsZ, producing MPFEFDNETTRGVNIKVVGVGGGGGNAISRMCKSGMTSAEFIAVNTDKQALDFVQATQKLQIGDKVTKGLGAGSIPERGQRAAEESRDDIAATLQRADMVFVTAGMGGGTGTGAAPMVASIARELGALTIGIVTTPFTWEGLKRTKNAEAGVAMLQETVDALIIVPNDRLKLVSEEKITLLNAFEIADDVLRQGVQSISDLINVPGLVNLDFADVSAVMKDAGYAHMGIGKATGKDKAIEAANAAITSPLLETSISGARSVIINITSSPDIGLEDIETASTMIAQSAHPEANIIWGAAFDEMMSDEIKIIVIATGFAQSGVNSVGKDIFSEQVNGLFSSSTPRPHTESAKTVPSFEQKPLPKTTPPQFKPQTPQTAKNDKAPVTSDDDYFDIMNIFKHKK
- a CDS encoding FtsQ-type POTRA domain-containing protein; this translates as MAEVRNIKKRKKRRVVPTGSQPPKRRRKGKRGLYAVPIFLIALIVGTILCCTVFFKIEMVTVEGNTRYTADQIIAASGIETGENLLRLKKDQIIEGITDNLCYAETVTIKKQLPNEVIITVSEPQHTAVVTLGASNLLLISGKGRVLEYGYSGAGIRYEGLTDLTIENGYIATAEIDVLARLSAINAAFEDGGFGGITAVGTTSATVNYAVWADRIKIQLGSDEDLTQKVKFAKYFIENELGENETGVADVSAGKQLYFDPGPWTGSEPESAE
- the murA gene encoding UDP-N-acetylglucosamine 1-carboxyvinyltransferase, with product MADLAVIGGKRLIGEIKVQGSKNGVLPLISAAYLCDGPVKLTNCPHLSDIDSCIEILTSLGCDATLENSVMSIKPASDPGYTIDDALMRRMRSSSIFLGAMLAKTGRAEITYPGGCVLGCRPLDIHLHGLRELGANVSDSGGRIVCVAEKPLKGAKISFSFPSVGATQNIMIAASTAVGHTTIINAAQEPEVEKLAEFLNTCGAKINLRGSVISIDGVKKLSGCEFENMPDRIAAATFMAATAICGGEIYIRGAVASDMDSVLSAFETCGGRIFSGKDGIYFRFKKPPKPIPTLRTMPFPGFPTDAQPLLGAVLAYATGTSTIIETIFENRFKYADELNRMGANMRVYDRTAIIEGKRVLQGAEVAASDLRAGAALVAAALGAEGKSIIHNTEYIARGYEDIQRDFAAIGGRIWKEYIED
- a CDS encoding UDP-N-acetylglucosamine--N-acetylmuramyl-(pentapeptide) pyrophosphoryl-undecaprenol N-acetylglucosamine transferase encodes the protein MRILITGGGTGGHINPALAIAGYIRKLHPDWDIAFAGDPNKMEGRLVPAAGYKMYPIKMDGLARRLTFKNIGHNLKTIQTAMHALKAADKILDRFRPDLVIGVGGFVSWPIVNRAAKRKIKTMIHEQNTFPGVTTKLLSGKVDVVLLPNSKAGERLPKAKYKVVVGNPIRDEFIYTERASARRKYGIKPEEFLIVSAGGSLGAKVFNKVMADFLGMTKTLPNCRFVHGTGRGYYEPFAKSLSEAHVRFNNPEDRITVTEFIDDMPTLMTACDLMISRAGASTLAELAVTATPAVLIPSPNVTENHQYHNAKLIEQNGGAVVITENELTANLLYDTVKRIISNRETMENMRKGEQTLAIYDVCDRIYEQLRRLFKQ